One genomic window of Ornithorhynchus anatinus isolate Pmale09 chromosome 12, mOrnAna1.pri.v4, whole genome shotgun sequence includes the following:
- the ORNANAV1R3113 gene encoding vomeronasal 1 receptor ornAnaV1R3113 produces MLSGDLILTILFIAQTGVGLLGNSILLMLYITIFISHHQQKKITDLILTHLTVADTVTLLTQTTPGMVIAFRWENSLDDFGCQVNSYIRRVVRGLCICTTYLLSSFQAVTISPSNFGWVHLKHQVPRLILPAFIIFWIFNLLVEMNVLKPIVDNKNVIISISGDSRKSCTSIFYLNKINNSSYLTAKTFHDAFFVLLMTWASGYMVLVLHHHRRQVQHIHTSSQTHKASPDTRTTQTILLLVTCFVSFYCISSSISLFLNFIKMDDIMLVFVKRLLCAEHCSKCRGRHRGIRLSHVGLTVLIPILQMRELRHREVK; encoded by the coding sequence ATGCTTTCGGGTGACCTGATTTTGACAATTCTGTTCATCGCTCAGACTGGGGTTGGGCTTCTGGGGAATTCAATTCTGCTCATGCTGTATATCACCATCTTCATTTCCCATCACCAACAGAAGAAGATCACAGACCTGATCCTCACTCACTTGACTGTGGCTGACACAGTGACCCTTCTCACCCAGACTACTCCAGGGATGGTTATTGCCTTCAGGTGGGAGAATTCTCTGGATGATTTTGGGTGTCAGGTCAATTCCTATATCAGGAGAGTGGTCAGGGGCCTTTGTATCTGTACCACCTATCTCCTGAGCAGTTTCCAGGCTGTTACCATCAGCCCCAGCAACTTTGGCTGGGTCCATCTGAAACACCAGGTCCCCAGGTTGATCTTGCCTGCCTTTATCATATTCTGGATCTTCAATCTATTAGTGGAAATGAATGTACTAAAACCAATTGTAGACAACAAAAATGTCATCATTTCAATCAGTGGTGACAGTAGGAAGAGTTGTACTAGCATATTTTATTTAAATAAGATAAATAATTCTTCATATCTCACTGCTAAAACTTTCCATGATGCCTTCTTTGTGCTCCTCATGACCTGGGCCAGTGGCTATATGGTACTTGTGCTACACCACCATCGTAGGCAAGTCCAGCACATTCATACCAGCAGCCAAACCCACAAAGCTTCCCCAGATACCAGAACCACCCAGACCATCCTGCTCCTGGTCACTTGCTTCGTTTCTTTTTATTGCATCAGTAGCAGCATTAGTCTGTTTTTGAATTTTATTAAGATGGatgacataatgttggtatttgttaagcgcttactatgtgccgagcactgttctaagtgcaggggtagacacaggggaatcaggttgtcccacgtggggctcacagtcttaatccccattttacagatgagggaactgaggcaccgagaagttaagtga